A single Drosophila miranda strain MSH22 chromosome XR, D.miranda_PacBio2.1, whole genome shotgun sequence DNA region contains:
- the LOC108151200 gene encoding probable E3 ubiquitin-protein ligase HERC4 isoform X4 → MALYCWGDASHGQLGLGGIENEQILLPSQIEFKPDSPVQQIACGHRHTLFLTANGQVYACGNNDHHQLGHELPTKRPLPIPELQAYVVIQIACGSRHSMALTEWGQILSWGENDCGQVGHSTDNDVIELPKILRFLVSRTVVQIACGNNHSLALTSCGELYSWGSNIYGQLGVQSPKDLPHSNAPLRLTTILGIPLATIACGGNHSFLISKSSAVFGWGKNTCGQLGLNDEQNRAYPSQLKTMRTLGVRFVTCGDEYSVFLTNKGGVFTCGAGNYGQLGHGVSNNEMIPRMVIELMGSTITQVACGNRHTLALVPSGGRVYSFGLGASGQLGTRNTISQTLPKVVIGPWVSPSGSALMESSEGADESVVIRKIFSGGDQSIVTTTFYGDKVPPEDLRSYNPKSQILSLTSEATQKCAHIKQSDLDLLQSMEVIFKSQACLNGSFLLSNDKHFDCSARNYGLDLKAAEVAFDHLRSVENEIIKQVIWDNVTKELITSLVASPADKESLRVYLLLPLYHEFMNSKHYKTLQAPLASAILKLTENPSKVLQKWLAQTPVDYFERLVNIFLHVVIHIISFKMDLMAISPTLESSQRLMPYNADLDIILKVMNVLFIINNSRKERVSYQIFYWPELDWYANVKQEFVKWIMGSPNEFSICNFSFLFNASAKTSMLQADQVVQMHSAMANAANNGIFNLFNYGTPISHYIVLNVTRENLVQDSLRELQHYTKSDLKKPLKIKFQDEEAEDAGGVRKEFFMLLLKDLLDPKYSMFKELEESRVLWFADVTYETENMYYLIGVLCGLAIYNFTIINLPFPLALYKKLLNKPVDLSDLRQLSPAEANSLQALLDYDGDNFSDTFDLNFQISRQVFGVTQTFSLKPNGEDIAVTLENRQEFVELYVDFVINKASEVHYKAFHKGFMKVCSGRVINVFQPEELMAVVVGNEDYDWQALEDNCEYKEGYSSGDETIKWFWEVIHSLSEAEKRNFLLYLTGSDRIPIQGMRALGFTIQPTTDERFLPVAHTCFNLLDLPRYRTKERLKFKLLQAIQQTQGFSLV, encoded by the exons ATGGCCCTGTATTGCTGGGGCGACGCCTCACACGGTCAATTGGGGCTCGGTGGAATCGAGAATGAGCAG ATCCTTCTACCTAGTCAGATAGAGTTTAAGCCCGATTCGCCGGTGCAACAGATTGCCTGCGGACATCGCCACACGCTCTTCCTCACTGCCAACGGGCAGGTTTACGCCTGCGGAAACAACGATCACCACCAGCTTGGCCACGAGTTGCCCACCAAAAGGCCAC TTCCGATACCTGAGCTACAGGCCTATGTTGTCATCCAGATTGCCTGTGGCAGCCGCCATTCCATGGCCCTCACCGAATGGGGCCAGATCCTGAGCTGGGGCGAGAACGATTGCGGACAGGTGGGCCATTCCACCGATAACGATGTCATTGAGCTGCCAAAGATCTTGCGCTTTCTAGTGTCCAGAACGGTGGTGCAGATTGCGTGCGGCAACAATCACAGTCTGGCACTCACGAGCT GTGGCGAACTCTACTCCTGGGGCTCCAACATCTATGGCCAGCTGGGCGTCCAGTCGCCCAAAGATCTGCCGCACTCCAATGCCCCTCTGCGGCTGACGACCATCTTGGGCATCCCACTGGCCACCATCGCATGTGGGGGCAACCATTCATTCCTCATCTCCAAGTCCAGTGCAGTGTTCGGCTGGGGCAAGAACACTTGCGGCCAGCTGGGGCTCAATGACGAGCAGAATCGTGCGTATCCCTCGCAACTGAAGACAATGCGCACGCTGGGCGTGAGATTCGTGACCTGCGGTGACGAGTATTCCGTGTTCCTCACCAACAAGGGAGGCGTCTTCACCTGCGGTGCTGGCAACTACGGCCAGCTGGGGCATGGCGTCAGCAACAACGAGATGATACCCCGCATGGTCATAGAACTGATGGGTAGCACCATCACCCAGGTGGCCTGCGGCAATCGGCACACGCTCGCGCTGGTTCCCTCCGGCGGTCGAGTGTACAGCTTTGGTTTGGGCGCCTCCGGGCAGCTTGGAACGCGAAATACTATAAGTCAGACGCTGCCCAAGGTGGTCATCGGTCCCTGGGTCTCGCCCAGTGGCTCCGCATTGATGGAGTCCAGCGAAGGGGCCGATGAATCGGTGGTCATTCGGAAAATCTTCTCCGGCGGAGATCAGTCGATTGTGACGACCACTTTCTACGGGGACAAGGTGCCGCCCGAGGATTTGCGCAGCTACAA CCCCAAGTCTCAGATCCTCTCGCTGACGTCAGAGGCCACACAGAAGTGCGCGCATATCAAGCAGAGCGACCTGGATCTTCTGCAGTCCATGGAGGTGATCTTCAAGAGTCAGGCGTGCCTGAACGGCTCGTTTCTGCTCTCGAACGACAAGCATTTTGACTGCTCTGCACGCAATTATGGACTGGATCTGAAGGCCGCCGAGGTGGCATTCGATCATCTACGAAGTGTGGAGAACGAGATCATCAAGCAGGTG ATCTGGGATAATGTAACAAAAGAATTGATTACTTCGCTGGTGGCCTCCCCAGCCGATAAGGAGAGCCTGCGCGTGtacctgctgctgccgctgtacCATGAGTTCATGAACTCCAAGCACTACAAGACGCTGCAGGCGCCCCTGGCCAGTGCCATACTGAAACTGACGGAGAATCCGAGCAAGGTGCTACAAAAATGGCTGGCCCAAACGCCAGTGGATTACTTCGAGCGCCTGGTTAACATATTTCTGCACGTGGTGATTCACATCATCAGCTTCAAAATGGATCTGATGGCCATCAGTCCAACGTTGGAGAGTTCCCAAAGG CTGATGCCATACAATGCTGACTTGGATATCATTCTGAAGGTAATGAATGTCCTCTTCATCATTAACAACTCCCGCAAGGAACGTGTAAGCTATCAGATATTCTACTGGCCCGAGCTCGACTGGTATGCAAACGTCAAGCAGGAGTTTGTGAAATGGATAATGGGAAGCCCGAACGAGTTTAGCATTTGTAATTTTTCATTCCTATTCAATGCGTCGGCCAAGACATCGATGCTCCAGGCGGATCAAGTGGTCCAAATGCATTCAGCGATGGCCAATGCGGCCAACAAT GGCATCTTCAATCTCTTTAACTATGGCACGCCCATCTCGCACTACATCGTTCTGAATGTGACGCGGGAGAACTTAGTCCAGGACTCCCTTCGCGAGCTGCAGCACTACACGAAGAGTGATCTCAAGAAGCCGCTGAAGATCAAGTTCCAGGACGAGGAAGCTGAGGATGCTGGCGGTGTGCGCAAGGAGTTCTTCATGCTGCTGCTCAAGGATCTGCTCGATCCGAAGTACAGCATGTTCAAGGAGTTGGAGGAGTCCCGTGTACTGTGGTTCGCGGACGTCACCTATGAAACGGAGAACATGTACTACCTCATCGGCGTGCTCTGCGGACTGGCCATCTATAATTTTACAATCATCAATCTGCCCTTTCCCCTGGCCCTCTACAAGAAGCTGCTAAACAAACCCGTCGATCTGAGTGATCTGCGACAGCTGTCGCCGGCGGAGGCCAATTCTCTGCAGGCACTGCTCGACTATGACGGCGATAACTTTTCGGACACCTTCGATCTTAATTTTCAGATATCACGCCAGGTCTTCGGGGTGACGCAGACGTTCAGCCTTAAGCCGAATGGCGAGGATATTGCCGTCACCCTGGAGAACAGACAGGAGTTTGTGGAACTGTATGTGGACTTTGTGATCAACAAGGCATCGGAGGTGCACTACAAAGCCTTCCACAAGGGCTTCATGAAGGTCTGCTCCGGTCGCGTCATCAACGTATTCCAGCCGGAGGAGCTGATGGCCGTTGTGGTGGGAAATGAGGACTATGACTGGCAGGCACTCGAAGACAATTGCGAGTACAAAGAAGGCTACTCTTCAGGCGATGAGACA ATCAAATGGTTCTGGGAGGTGATCCATAGTCTATCCGAAGCGGAAAAGAGAAACTTCCTGCTGTATTTAACAGGCAGCGATCGTATACCTATTCAGGGTATGAGGGCCCTCGGG TTCACTATACAACCAACTACCGATGAACGTTTCCTGCCAGTGGCCCATACATGCTTCAATCTGCTGGATCTGCCACGCTACAGGACAAAGGAGCGCCTCAAATTCAAACTGCTGCAGGCCATACAGCAAACGCAGGGATTTAGTCTGGTCTGA